The DNA window AATGCAAATAGGGCTTTATCCCCAGCTATCTTGTGTAGGGCATGCATCAGCTCTGGTGAGTTGAAGCGGTTCACATTTCCCTCGATACCCCATTCTTATTGTTGCTGATTTATCTGTTTATTATCCCTTATCTCAAAATAGGTAGCACTAGTCCGTACCCTACCGGGTAATGGAGGCAACTCGGGAATAAGTGACGGTCCATCGGCTCCGATCACGTCTCCACCGCGATCCGCTGAGCCGCAACTTTTTTACGTTATAGAGACAAGGATGTTTCTGACTTGGAGGTTCGAAGAGTGGACATATTAGACTTGGGAGTAACGTAATAAGATAGATCTTGATCGATGGTCGAATCATTCCTTGACTTAAGTTGGATGAGGCTTTTGATAAACGAAAATCTCGATATCGGATTACAGGTGTAAGAGTTTGACCTCGGTATTAGACAGTGGCGAATTGGTCGAACCACTCGACTTGATCATCGAATCACTGAAGAATCTCTGTTTCTCGTGAATAATATGTTTCAGAGACCATAGATTCATAACTCATCCGATTTGATAATCCTAATATTCGATTCTTTATGTTTGGTTGTCTCATACACAAATTTCTCCAACTTTCAATGTGGAGTCGCTAAACCTCCAAATCTCTTACCCTCGTTATCAATACAAACCCTTCCCCATGGAGATTTACGTAAATAACCAATTCAATATCTGGAGTAGTAACCAAGACTCCCCCTTAGATCGTGGAGATTCAAAGGCGATTTAATGAAAATTTTGCATCCAGAGTCATGACCATGCCATGTGTGGGCCTAATAGCGTTGTTACTATGGGGCCTCTCATCTTTTTTATAATGGGGCCATTTAGCAAGaacttttttcttctttctttaattcCTCACTCTTTTCCGTCATTTAGGTTATTCCCTGAATTTGGTTATCATGGCTGTTGAAAAAGTCGTGTCTGATTCTCCCGTGATTGGGGAAAAGGGCGTAATGGCTGATGAAAGCGCTCCTACGAAGGAACCCTTCACTGCAACGGGTGAAGAATATGAGCAGGATGATTTCATGACGAGGACGGGATTGAACGCTAAATCGTTTAAGAGGAAGCATTATGGACTTGGGCTTGTGGAATTGGATCGCAAGATGAAGCCGAGACATCTTCAGATGGTGGCTATTGGAGGATCGATCGGTGCTGGATTCTTTGTTGGATCTGGTTCGGCGTTGAGTAAAGGTGTAAGTGAATCCTTCACTCAATTGAATATTAGCTAATTGTTACAGGGCCCTGCTACGTTGTTCAttgacttcttcctcgttgGAGTCATGGTTTTCAACGTCGTCTACGCAATGGGCGAACTCGCCGTCATGTATCCCATCTCCGGTGGTTTCTACACGTATGCAGCTCGTTTCATCGACCCATCTTTTGGTTTCGCCATGGCGTGGAACTACACTCTTCAGTGGGCTGCTACGCTTCCTCTTGAGCTCACAGTCTGCGCCATCACGATCCAGTACTGGTCCCCTGACGTTTCTCCCGGAGTCTGGATCGCCGTGTTTCTCGCTGCTATCACCATCCTCAATATGTTCGGCACGCTAGGATATGCCGAGGAGGAATTCTGGGCGGCGTGCTTCAAACTCACGTCGATTTCTATCTTTATGATAATCgcgttggtgttggtttGTGGTGGGGGTCCGTCGAGTGGGAGCTATGATACATACCAGGGCTTTAAGCTGTGGCATGATCCCGGTGCTTTTAAGAATGGATTCAAGGGCTTTTGCTCTGTTTTCGTAACAGCAGCGTTCTCTTTTGCTGGTTCGGAACTCGTGGGTTTGGCAGCAGCTGAGTCTCGAAATCCTACTGCTTCGGTTCCTGCGGCTATCAAGCAGGTCTTTTGGAGAATCTGCTTGTTTTACATCGTTGCGCTGCTTTTCGTCGGGTTGTTGATCAGCTGCAACGATCCGAATCTTCTCAGCTCGAGTTCGTACTCCAACAGCGCAGCTTCGCCCTTCGTTCTTGTTGGGAAATATTCCGGTCTAAAAGGTCTCGACCACTACATGAACGCCGTCATCCTCTCATCAGTTTTATCCCTCGGCATCGCCTCCGTGTACGGCGGGTCTCGCACGCTTCTTGCGCTCGCACAACAGGGTTTCGCGCCGAAGATCTTTACTTGGGTTGATCGAGCGGGTCGACCTCTGCCGTCTGTTGGATTCATCATTGCATTTGGATGCCTTGCTTTCTTGAACCTTGATGCAGCTGGTCCTGTCATCTTTGACTGGCTTTTGGCTTTGTCGGGATTGGCCATGCTTGTTTGCTGGGGATCAATTTGCCTTGCGCATATTCGATTCAGAGCAGCGTGGAAGTATAATGGACATACACTCGACGAAATCCCGTTCAAGGCTATTGGTGGCGTTTGGGGATCATGGTTGGGCTTGATCTTCGTTGTTGTCATTCTTATTGCTCAGGTGAGTTCCAAATCCTCATTTCTGTAGCATCAGCTAACATTTCTCAGTTCTACGTGGCCATTGTTGCCCCTGTTGGGGAGTCCGGAATGGGTACTGTTGAAGACTTCTTCATGCAGTATCTTGGACTTCCCATCGTGCTGGCTTTCTGGGCTGGAGGATATCTCTGGAAGAGGACAAGTTGGATCAGCATTGAAAAGATTGATATTGATACGGGACGGCGTGAACATGACTGGGAGGCTATCAATGCTTGGAGGACAGAGCTCGCTACTTTTCCCTGGTGGAAGCGATTGAGGTACACTTTGTTCTAGTTTAAAAATTCTGGTGGTATAGATATAGAGTTTAGAGTATGCTTATGGAGATATTAATCATGCAATTTGGAATTTTGGATGATGCCCCGAGATTTGAAAGCTTGTTATATTGATGTGGTTTTGCAAGATCTACAAATAGCCATTATCTAAGTATAGCTGATTCCATCCCACGGGCCGTTTGTCATTTCTTTCGTTGTGTTACATCTCCTGGCCGTCACGCGATCCCTTTGTCTTGCGGATGATACGCCATCCGAAGTTTGCTATCTCATCACGTAAAGGCGCCATTTGTTCATAGGCACAGCAAACTGTTCACAGCATCATGGCCCATCACACTTCTGAATCAATGTCTCTTAAAGAACGACATATCTGCCCAAACCCCCCCTACTTCCGCGTGAGACCTTTCCTACACTTGAGCTGGGCCAGCCAGAAACGAGCTTTTCCGTTCAGCGAACTTTCAAATCTCTCAGAACTTCAAACGCAAGCTCATATGGACGTGACAATGAATAACGGAGGCCCAGGCCCTGGCCCACAGTCACAGACCGACTTTCCCTGGGACTCACTGATCGACACATTTCCTTTCCTCACCAACCAAGCCTACCGAGCACTCTCCATTCAACTAGAGTTCTTCCGCAACATGAGCACCATGGAACTCCCTATGCCCCAAGATGCTAACGCAAAAGAAAAGTTAACGGTAATCCTCAACAAAGCGAACATAGTCAATGACCTCATGTCAAGTTTGACTCACAGCGCTGAACTTCTTATGGATCTGAAGGATATAGAATATGACGAGGTCGTCAATGCAAGGAGAGATAAAGTTAGCAGTATGCTTGACGAGGCTGGcgataatattaaaaaagtcaTTGCTATGCAGACAAAGGAAGTTGAGAGAGGGTTGGGGcagcaagaggaagagattcaagaacaacaaagaCGCGCAGAACAGGAAAGGATTTTGCAACAAAGGATCGGTGGGCTTGGTTTCGGAGCTCCAGAGCCTCCTGGAACACAGATGCCGCATGTACAGCCACCAGCTCCGCAGCAGAGTCATATACCACAACAAAACATTATACCAGAGCAGATTCCAAGACTTCGCCATGCTTCTGTACCATCAGCCGGACCTCAAGGGTACACTCCACCACCACTAAACAACGCAGTTCCAGCATATCCTCAGGCGCCAGCACACCCCCAGGCTCCCGTCCTTGTTCAGGCACCAGGGCATCTTCCGACACACAGTCAAGCTCCAGGACATGCTCAACTTCCAGGACATAACCATCCCCCAGCACATCCCCTCCCCCAACCAGTCGcccaacaaagacaagataGCGTATCCACCGAAACAAGCACCACAAGCTCTGACGACTCTGAGAGTCGAAGAATTCCGGCTACAGAGTTGAATAggcagaagcaaaaagacaGAGCTGCCAAGAGAAtggcaaagatgaagagagagcGGAAAAGGGGCGACTTCTGTAAGCGCTGTGgacgttgttgatgacaatACACTTGTAACCATAAGGTATAGGACAAGCATAGTCAAGTGTTATAAGTACCAAGTATTAGATATCATATTTTTCAATACTTCTTGTTCTGCCAGTGATCACCCCGAACAATTAGTCTAAGATTCAGCTCATAAAGCCAGTTTGCTGAAATATGTCTCTGTCCAAACCCAAGCCCAACTTGGCAGTGAACTGTCTTGGATATTTTAATCGACTTCTATCATTCTTTGAGATTACTGAATCTTACCTCATACTCCGTCAAGATCTGATCAAGAAACTATCAAAAGGAGGCAAGAGAACTTGGGGGCCCCTTTTCTAAACGACAAAAAGGCCCAAGTTCAGGACATCTTAGTAGTACTCTAGACCAATATATTTTGGCACTCTGATTCTGTGTCAGAAGTTGTCTTGCAATAATCCCATAATTCTATTGTAACTACGTATTACCAAAGGAGCCTTCCGTCACTTCTCACATAAGTGTCTCTCGCCTTGATAATATCCGAAAGACTACAGGTTTCTTTCGACACGTGCCCCAAAAATTGGCTACGGTCGAGTCGCCACAACTCAGCAAAATCAACTCCAGGCTTCCAAGCGGCCGTGATTATATGAAGTCTCTGGACCATTTTTTTCGGATCGACTTTTCCCGAGTGTTTCAGCCACTGTCTTGCCATGAGTCCAACCTTGTGGAAATCCCCGGTTTGGGTTTCGACCATCTTTGGGAAGAGCTTCTTTGGCAAGAGTTCTTCTGTATTTATCATTTGATCCCAGCAACTGACATGGTATATGTCTGCCGGTCGGCCAGCTCCGTCGCCCAAACCAATCTTTGGCCAGTTTATTTTTATCGAGTACCATTCATAGATCACTGGGACCACAGGAGTTTTTTTCCCGTGGTATCCGCATAAGCGCCCGGCCGAGCAACTTACCTTGATTTGAGGCCTAGCTATCACTAGCTGGACCAACTGATCACGATATTCTTCGTTAACTCTTTCCAGAGTGAAGAGAAGGGCTTCTCCATGTTTTCTAAGGCTGTGTGGCCGTTTAGGTGGCAGGGCTTTTTCTGGCTTCTGTGAAGGGCTGGGGATGTCTTGGTCAACTATGATTCCAGGCCTTGGTAGTCCTGGAGTTGAAAACTGGTGTGCTTGGGGCGAAGGCCATGTCATGTCTTCAGCCCACGATGGAGTTTTAAGGGGTGAACTGCTGGCTTGACGCTCAGTGATACTGAAGGGTGTCTCAACAGGAGTTGGAATAGAGTGCTGCTCAGTCTGAGCACGCTTGGCTGGTGGGGTATCCTTAAGCTGCCCTGTTTCTTTTGTCACAGTGTCATGCTTGCGTTTCTGAGCATTTCCGGGTGTGGTTTTCTGACCAACCTTCCCAGATGGCTTGGTAATAGAGTATTGATCAGTCTGAGCACGTTTGGCTGGTGGAGTATTCTCAAGCtgctctgtttcttctgttACAGTGTCACGCTTGCGTTTCTGAGGATTACCGCCTGTTAGTGTCGAAACAACCTTCCTAGATGGCTTTGGCATTGGTTCGACGATGAGGCAGTCTTGGGTCTCTGGTGATCCTGGACGTTCTGGACTTATTGGGCTTGTTGAAGGTCCCACAGGTCTTGAAGATCTGAGTACGATGCGTGTTTTCCTTGTTGAACTCGTTGAACTTGTTGAAGGTCCTGATGGTCCTGAACGTTCTGGACTTGCTGGACTTGCTGGACTTGCTGGACTTGCTGGACTTGCTGGACTTGTTGATGGTCCTGAAGGTCCTGATGATCCTGAAGGTCTGTAGACGGTACGGAAACGGTTAGGATCGTCTGATGTCTCCTCGTACATGGTGTTTTGATATGATGCGGTATAGTCTTGATGAATTatgatgatgctggatgAAGAGTAAACGTTTGAAGAGTACAAGTTTGCATTGGAGATGTCTCTCCATGATTGACTTGCCtgggtaccttaggtagttAACCAAGTATTACGAGGGAAGGCACTGCTGGGGAAGGAAGTTGCGAGTTCATGGAGTGCAAGGTGCATGCGTAAGAACCCAAGCGAAGGAAGGCAGGAAAACTTAGGACTTCTAGCCATTGGTGAACAGACTTCAGTAAGTTTACGTACCTTACTGACCCTTAGATCCGTGGGTTCAATATCCTGATTTACTATCACAAGTCAACTTGCTCTCCGGGATCACTACGAGACTCACAACATCTTGCACCTAGATGGACGCAATCTAAGCagcttattattttaagtagAACTGGGATAGAGTCCTCAGGGAGTTTGCGACTGGCTGggtataggtaggtagcaaCCAGAAGAATGACACACAGCTCACCTCCCCAGCAAGGTACTCAAGTCGGCCAGATGATCCCTAGACCGTTGACCAATTCGCCATTGATAGAGTACTCACGGCTCATATCAGCGTCTAATCTGTAGCACTTGGTCAGTTGTTGTGGTATCATGTCAAAGTCGTGAGCTAGATGTGTTGTTTGCAGTTGAGAACTACGGCTGAACCCTTATATCACCATAGTGCACTAGTCacaacatcaaggtcaagccgAACTAAAGCATCAGTTTCAATAACTGGATTTTGGAACCGAGCCAGCGTGTCGGTTAAGAAGCTCTGCATCAAAGTTTAATGCCGATCTGGGGCCCATATCATGAAGATATATAGTCCACGGATACATTACAGAGTCATCTGAGTCACCTAAATACAATCCTCAGCTGACTTCATTATAAGCACAAATATACAGGGGTATTAACTATCATCACATCCATCCTACTTAGAAGCCCTCGTATGCTCCTCATAAAACTCCAGCGTCAGCGCCGCCAAAAACCCAGGAATGCATCCCTTCTCCCGAACCCAGAACCCAATCTGATCACTAATCCTCCTCGCGAAATCACTCCTCGGCCCACCGCCAACCTTCATCGTACCCCGCTCACCATCAAACACGATCGAGTTCTCGTGTTCGTCTGTCTGCGAGGGGTAGAACGTGCTCTCGACGCGCATCTTGCCGTTGGGGATGAACGTCACGGTCCAGCCGAGcgtggagaagatggcttctTTGAACTCTTGGGACTTGGAGCCCCAGACTTCTTTCAGGCGGCGCGTGCGCTTCTCGGCGGAGGCGGTTTCGGCCTTGGCAGCGGTGATCTCGCGCTCCATTGCGGCGAGGACGGAGGTTGGGATCATGGGGACGGAGGAGTTGGCGGTCTTGGATTGGAGGGTTGCGAGGAGGTCTtcgttct is part of the Fusarium fujikuroi IMI 58289 draft genome, chromosome FFUJ_chr07 genome and encodes:
- a CDS encoding probable amino acid permease NAAP1, with translation MAVEKVVSDSPVIGEKGVMADESAPTKEPFTATGEEYEQDDFMTRTGLNAKSFKRKHYGLGLVELDRKMKPRHLQMVAIGGSIGAGFFVGSGSALSKGGPATLFIDFFLVGVMVFNVVYAMGELAVMYPISGGFYTYAARFIDPSFGFAMAWNYTLQWAATLPLELTVCAITIQYWSPDVSPGVWIAVFLAAITILNMFGTLGYAEEEFWAACFKLTSISIFMIIALVLVCGGGPSSGSYDTYQGFKLWHDPGAFKNGFKGFCSVFVTAAFSFAGSELVGLAAAESRNPTASVPAAIKQVFWRICLFYIVALLFVGLLISCNDPNLLSSSSYSNSAASPFVLVGKYSGLKGLDHYMNAVILSSVLSLGIASVYGGSRTLLALAQQGFAPKIFTWVDRAGRPLPSVGFIIAFGCLAFLNLDAAGPVIFDWLLALSGLAMLVCWGSICLAHIRFRAAWKYNGHTLDEIPFKAIGGVWGSWLGLIFVVVILIAQFYVAIVAPVGESGMGTVEDFFMQYLGLPIVLAFWAGGYLWKRTSWISIEKIDIDTGRREHDWEAINAWRTELATFPWWKRLRYTLF